One Coregonus clupeaformis isolate EN_2021a chromosome 33, ASM2061545v1, whole genome shotgun sequence DNA window includes the following coding sequences:
- the LOC121548710 gene encoding trichohyalin, translated as MMKLVFVFVVVASFFAEHLSLPVGKERQREDVVTRCLVEVLSKALTKPDSHPLDQECKDILKAGVQHAAPVEKKNDEVQTHEEEGKGPEPEPEVPGANVKDIEALLKSVEEKRETPEDEDRSQESWDLNDEKEKRIWKPTHRYHHKKPNHKRDEEVSEEVREDPDEEHSQESWSLGNEKEKRYRPTYRYTPKKHHKRDEEGLEEEREEPDEERSQESWSLGNEKEKRYRPTYRYTPKKHHKRDEEGLEEEREEPDEERSQESWSLGNEKEKRYRPTYWYTPKKHHKRDEEGLEEVREEPDEERSQESWSLGNEKEKRYRPTYRYTPKKHHKRDEEGLEEEREEPDEERSQESWSLGNEKEKRYRPTYRYTPKKHHKRDEEGLEEVREEPDEERSQESWSLGNEKEKRYRPTYRYTPKKHHKRDEEGLEEEREEPDEERSQESWSLGNEKEKRYRPTYRYTPKKHHKRDEEGLEEEREEPDEERSQESWSLGNEKEKRYRPTYRYTPKKHHKRDEEGLEEEREEREEPDEERSQESWSLGNEKEKRYRPTYRYTPKKHHKRDEEGLEEVREEPDEERSQESWSLGDEKEKREEDEDDREKRIWKPTHRYHHKKHHKRNGDSSEEEEEERRSDSNEHEEEKRHGDAEEEEEEERERDRQEALRYLAEKRSEVESRFLGEGEVYEKRTPWAYRGYYHPAWWKRSTEPHTPSHKMEELAKLLTYKDPQLASQSEPAEEEKKKSLSLTPEEEKELENIAAMDMELQKISQKMNENRSD; from the exons ATGATGAAACttgtgtttgtttttgttgtgGTTGCGTCTTTCTTTGCGG AACATCTATCACTTCCCGTTGGAAAAGAACGACAGCGAGAAGATGTG GTAACACGGTGCTTGGTTGAGGTCCTGTCCAAAGCACTCACCAAACCTGACTCTCACCCTCTGGATCAGGAATGCAAAGATATTCTCAAAGCAG GTGTCCAACATGCTGCTCCTGTGGAGAAGAAAAATGATGAGGTGCAGACCCATGAAGAGGAGGGCAAAGGTCCTGAACCTGAGCCTGAGGTTCCAGGGGCCAACGTGAAAGACATCGAGGCCCTCCTGAAGtctgtggaggagaagagagagacacctGAGGACGAAGACCGCAGCCAGGAGTCATGGGACCTCAACGACGAGAAGGAGAAAAGGATTTGGAAACCAACGCACAGGTATCATCATAAGAAACCCAATCACAAACGTGATGAGGAGGTTTCTGAGGAAGTGAGAGAAGACCCGGACGAAGAACATAGTCAGGAATCCTGGAGCCTGGGCAATGAGAAGGAGAAGAGATATAGGCCTACCTATCGGTACACCCCAAAGAAACACCACAAACGAGATGAAGAGGgtttagaggaagagagagaagagccaGATGAGGAACGTAGTCAGGAATCCTGGAGCCTGGGCAATGAGAAGGAGAAGAGATATAGGCCTACCTATCGGTACACCCCAAAGAAACACCACAAACGAGATGAAGAGGgtttagaggaagagagagaagagccaGATGAGGAACGTAGTCAGGAATCCTGGAGCCTGGGCAATGAGAAGGAGAAGAGATATAGGCCTACCTATTGGTACACCCCAAAGAAACACCACAAACGAGATGAAGAGGGTTTAGAGGAAGTGAGAGAAGAGCCAGATGAGGAACGTAGTCAGGAATCCTGGAGCCTGGGCAATGAGAAGGAGAAGCGATATAGGCCTACCTATCGGTACACCCCAAAGAAACACCACAAACGAGATGAAGAGGgtttagaggaagagagagaagagccaGATGAGGAACGTAGTCAGGAATCCTGGAGCCTGGGCAATGAGAAGGAGAAGCGATATAGGCCTACCTATCGGTACACCCCAAAGAAACACCACAAACGAGATGAAGAGGGTTTAGAGGAAGTGAGAGAAGAGCCAGATGAGGAACGTAGTCAGGAATCCTGGAGCCTGGGCAATGAGAAGGAGAAGCGATATAGGCCTACCTATCGTTACACCCCAAAGAAACACCACAAACGAGATGAAGAGGgtttagaggaagagagagaagagccaGATGAGGAACGTAGTCAGGAATCCTGGAGCCTGGGCAATGAGAAGGAGAAGAGATATAGGCCTACCTATCGGTACACCCCAAAGAAACACCACAAACGAGATGAAGAGGgtttagaggaagagagagaagagccaGATGAGGAACGTAGTCAGGAATCCTGGAGCCTGGGCAATGAGAAGGAGAAGAGATATAGGCCTACCTATCGGTACACCCCAAAGAAACACCACAAACGAGATGAAGAGGgtttagaggaagagagagaagagagagaagagccaGATGAGGAACGTAGTCAGGAATCCTGGAGCCTGGGCAATGAGAAGGAGAAGAGATATAGGCCTACCTATCGGTACACCCCAAAGAAACACCACAAACGAGATGAAGAGGGTTTAGAGGAAGTGAGAGAAGAGCCAGATGAGGAACGCAGCCAAGAGTCCTGGAGTCTGGGAGAtgaaaaggagaagagagaggaggatgaggatgacagagagaagaggatttGGAAACCAACTCACAGGTACCACCACAAGAAGCATCACAAACGCAATGGGgattcctcagaggaggaagaagaggaacgAAGGAGCGATTCCAATGAACACGAGGAGGAGAAGAGGCACGGAGAtgccgaggaggaggaggaggaggagagagagagggataggcagGAGGCTCTGAG ATACCTGGCGGAGAAGAGGAGTGAGGTGGAGAGTCGTTTCCTGGGGGAGGGCGAGGTGTATGAGAAACGTACTCCATGGGCTTACAGAGGATACTACCACCCCGCCTGGTGGAAGAGAAGTACAGAGCCACACACACCATCGCATAAG